Proteins from one Cicer arietinum cultivar CDC Frontier isolate Library 1 chromosome 3, Cicar.CDCFrontier_v2.0, whole genome shotgun sequence genomic window:
- the LOC140919523 gene encoding uncharacterized protein — translation MDEQKSSEVTHELRWLSRGPSEVVRRYTGYAINGFRFHTKKRERFLKTQNSGVVVKTKTSTDEINYYGAITDILLLDYSGKYKFVLFKCDWVDINKGIKKDKFGMTLVNFKFLKHTGKNICDDPFVFASQAKKVFYIYDERNKDWLVVLNAKVRDIYDMGDEESNEIEEIHGQLMGDTSEATQNVNDLVRLQVEDDNDFFEVVDVDNMDDDEDNEDDEEDE, via the coding sequence ATGGATGAACAAAAGAGCTCAGAAGTTACTCATGAACTTAGATGGTTATCCCGTGGACCATCTGAGGTAGTAAGAAGATACACAGGTTATGCGATTAATGGTTTTAGATTCCACacaaagaagagagagagatttttgaaaacacaaaatAGTGGAGTTGTTGTAAAGACAAAGACCTCAACAGATGAAATTAATTACTATGGGGCAATAACTGATATACTGCTGTTGGATTATTCTGGAAAgtacaagtttgtgttatttaaatgTGATTGGGTTGATATTAATAAAGGTATCAAGAAAGATAAGTTTGGTATGACGCttgtcaatttcaaatttttaaaacatactgGGAAAAATATTTGTGATGACCCATTTGTGTTTGCATCACAAGCTAAAAAggtgttttatatatatgatgagAGAAACAAGGATTGGCTTGTTGTTCTCAATGCAAAAGTTAGAGATATCTATGATATGGGTGATGAGGAATctaatgaaattgaagaaattcaTGGGCAACTAATGGGCGATACAAGTGAAGCTactcaaaatgttaatgatttggTTAGGCTTCAAGTTGAAGAcgataatgatttttttgaagttgttgatgttgataatatggatgatgatgaagataatgaagatgatgaggAAGACGAATGA